In one window of Corynebacterium mycetoides DNA:
- the pdxY gene encoding pyridoxal kinase PdxY — protein sequence MNILSIQSAVAYGHVGNSAAVFPLQRIGHEVWPVYTVNYSNHTGYGAWKGPMIPAADVAAVIDGMDERGALSRVDAVLSGYQGGDDIAGVIVDAVARVKEQNPSAVYACDPVMGNAKSGCFVADTIPPLLRDKVVPVADIITPNQFELGYLTQTDVFDLDSTLAAVDAARDMGPRTVLVTSVERPEADPENFLEMIVVDDNGKWIVRTPRLPFKRNGSGDVAAALFTGNYIRTGDAADALARTASSVFDLLSATFEADSRELLLVESQEAYAQPRMQFQVERI from the coding sequence ATGAACATTCTCTCCATCCAGTCGGCCGTCGCCTACGGCCACGTGGGCAACTCCGCCGCCGTGTTCCCGCTGCAGCGCATCGGGCATGAGGTGTGGCCGGTCTACACCGTCAACTACTCCAACCACACGGGTTACGGCGCGTGGAAGGGCCCGATGATCCCGGCCGCCGACGTCGCGGCCGTCATCGACGGCATGGACGAGCGCGGGGCGCTCTCGCGTGTCGACGCCGTCCTGTCCGGCTACCAGGGCGGAGACGACATCGCCGGGGTGATCGTCGACGCCGTCGCGCGCGTCAAGGAGCAGAACCCGTCCGCCGTCTACGCCTGCGACCCCGTGATGGGCAACGCCAAGTCCGGGTGCTTCGTGGCCGACACCATCCCGCCGCTGCTGCGCGACAAGGTGGTTCCGGTCGCCGACATCATCACCCCCAACCAGTTCGAGCTGGGGTACCTCACCCAGACCGATGTGTTCGATCTGGACTCCACCCTCGCCGCCGTCGACGCCGCCCGCGACATGGGCCCGCGCACGGTGCTGGTCACCTCGGTGGAGCGCCCCGAGGCGGACCCGGAGAACTTCCTCGAGATGATCGTGGTGGACGATAACGGCAAGTGGATCGTGCGCACCCCGCGCCTGCCGTTTAAGCGCAACGGCTCGGGCGACGTGGCGGCGGCACTATTCACGGGCAACTACATCCGCACCGGTGACGCTGCCGACGCCCTGGCGCGCACGGCGTCGTCGGTGTTCGACCTGCTTTCTGCCACGTTCGAGGCAGACTCGCGCGAGCTGCTGCTCGTGGAGTCGCAGGAGGCGTACGCGCAGCCTCGAATGCAGTTCCAGGTAGAGCGGATCTAG
- the dnaJ gene encoding molecular chaperone DnaJ, with amino-acid sequence MARDYYGILGVDREATEQEIKRAYRKLARKYHPDVNPSEEAAEKFREISLAQEVLLDPSKRRIVDRGGDPMEQGGAAGGAGGFGGFGDIFEAFFGGSGQGREPRSRVQPGNDALLRTAISLDEAFTGVKKDVTVDTAVVCDVCSGTGSESKSKPVTCDNCHGTGTVEEIQQSFLGNIMTTRDCPKCHGFGELIPDPCRKCAGDGRVRARRDLTVNIPAGIADGMRIRMAGQGEVGHGGGPAGDLYVEVHTTAHPVFAREGDNLHLRVTVPMYEAALGTSVTVDSLGGGEAVIDVPAGTQPNERIVLAGAGMPRLRSQETGDMIAHIDVVVPTELNDEERAALEGLRDGHPHTASVASEGEHNRDDSFFGRMRGRFRR; translated from the coding sequence GTGGCTCGTGACTACTACGGGATTCTCGGAGTCGACCGTGAGGCGACCGAGCAGGAGATTAAGAGGGCGTACCGCAAGCTGGCGCGCAAGTACCACCCGGACGTGAACCCGTCGGAGGAGGCCGCGGAGAAGTTCCGCGAGATCTCGCTGGCCCAGGAGGTGCTCCTCGACCCGTCCAAGCGCCGCATCGTCGACCGCGGCGGCGACCCGATGGAGCAGGGAGGCGCCGCCGGCGGCGCGGGCGGTTTCGGCGGCTTCGGGGACATCTTCGAGGCGTTCTTCGGCGGGTCGGGCCAGGGCCGCGAGCCCCGCTCCCGCGTGCAGCCCGGCAACGACGCGCTGCTGCGCACCGCCATCTCCCTCGACGAGGCGTTCACGGGCGTGAAGAAGGACGTCACCGTCGACACCGCGGTTGTGTGCGACGTCTGCTCCGGCACGGGTTCCGAGTCGAAGTCGAAGCCCGTGACCTGCGACAATTGCCACGGCACCGGCACGGTGGAGGAGATCCAGCAGTCGTTTTTGGGCAACATCATGACCACCCGCGACTGCCCCAAGTGCCACGGCTTCGGCGAGCTCATCCCGGACCCGTGCCGCAAGTGCGCCGGCGACGGCCGGGTGCGTGCGCGCCGCGACCTGACGGTCAACATCCCGGCCGGCATCGCCGACGGGATGCGCATCCGCATGGCCGGCCAGGGCGAGGTCGGCCACGGCGGGGGACCGGCGGGCGACCTCTACGTCGAGGTGCACACCACCGCCCACCCCGTGTTCGCCCGCGAGGGCGACAACCTGCACCTGCGCGTGACCGTGCCCATGTACGAGGCCGCGCTGGGCACGTCGGTGACGGTCGACAGCCTCGGCGGGGGCGAGGCCGTGATCGACGTGCCCGCCGGCACCCAGCCGAACGAGCGCATCGTGCTCGCCGGCGCCGGCATGCCGCGCCTGCGTAGCCAGGAGACCGGCGACATGATCGCCCACATCGACGTGGTCGTGCCCACCGAACTCAACGACGAGGAGCGGGCCGCCTTGGAGGGGCTGCGCGACGGCCACCCGCACACGGCCTCCGTGGCCAGCGAGGGCGAGCACAACCGGGACGACTCCTTCTTCGGCCGGATGCGCGGCCGCTTCCGCCGATGA
- a CDS encoding HNH endonuclease signature motif containing protein, translating to MENLRMLVDVHETTLNQLCELFSDPSHLPLAEIHGEMERLEKASAKKAFVDAAFAHVCTRDNAGRLVGGNWASDYLEKALDISRAEAFRRVDRGKDLFDPAPPRPDSPRPDSPGDTPGDGSPGEAPPLFPPGGDAGRKAREDSQDVSAEKQDIINSELRRLTKDAAGERPGIFARAMAEAKTRPADDLRAVVRRMVDRANRKHKPAGDPNAGYDKRGVHFSQKKSDGTRTMSVALTDAHYALIKALLDQGSGPGSNVDADSADDTRLPGQRKFDQLWNIMMRYEHGQQAKNRGAASVVVSVTLDDLANADHTTTFMTNTGAELTCFDLVRLGMSGTEDFILQVDRATGVPLSLGKVRLASVEQRIVALAIQGVCAWTGCSVPTSEAEMHHILSYIRGGNTDVDNLAALCRRHHRWNNDARDGSHGKSHVDRDADSGRIGVVGPDGTIEFNETAGFHDSAWAKLRAAGRIRPGDDPGQPPDPPMFPATG from the coding sequence ATGGAAAACCTGCGCATGCTTGTCGACGTTCACGAGACAACGTTAAACCAGCTCTGCGAGCTATTCTCGGATCCGTCACACCTGCCCCTGGCCGAAATTCACGGGGAGATGGAACGCCTAGAAAAAGCGTCCGCGAAGAAAGCCTTCGTCGACGCCGCTTTCGCTCATGTGTGCACACGCGACAACGCGGGGCGGCTCGTCGGCGGCAATTGGGCGAGCGACTACCTCGAAAAAGCGCTCGACATCTCGCGCGCCGAGGCGTTCCGCCGCGTCGACCGGGGCAAGGACCTGTTCGACCCAGCCCCGCCGCGGCCTGATTCGCCACGGCCTGATTCCCCGGGGGACACTCCGGGGGATGGCTCCCCGGGGGAGGCGCCGCCGTTGTTCCCTCCGGGCGGGGACGCAGGCCGCAAGGCGCGGGAGGACAGCCAGGACGTCTCGGCGGAAAAGCAGGACATCATCAACAGCGAGCTGCGCCGGCTGACCAAGGACGCAGCCGGCGAGCGACCCGGCATTTTCGCCCGCGCCATGGCGGAGGCGAAGACCCGCCCCGCCGACGACCTCCGGGCCGTGGTGCGCCGCATGGTGGACCGCGCCAACCGCAAGCACAAGCCGGCGGGCGACCCGAACGCAGGCTACGACAAGCGCGGCGTGCACTTCTCCCAGAAGAAGTCCGACGGCACCCGCACCATGAGTGTCGCGCTGACGGACGCCCACTACGCGTTAATCAAGGCGCTGCTGGATCAGGGCTCTGGCCCCGGATCCAACGTCGACGCCGACTCCGCCGACGACACCCGCCTGCCCGGGCAGCGCAAGTTCGACCAGCTGTGGAACATCATGATGCGCTACGAGCACGGGCAGCAGGCGAAAAACCGGGGCGCGGCATCCGTGGTGGTCTCCGTGACGCTGGACGACCTCGCCAACGCGGACCACACCACCACGTTCATGACCAACACCGGTGCGGAGCTCACCTGCTTCGACCTGGTGCGCCTGGGCATGAGCGGGACCGAGGACTTCATCCTCCAGGTCGACCGCGCCACCGGCGTGCCACTCTCCCTGGGCAAGGTCCGCCTGGCCAGCGTGGAACAGCGCATCGTGGCGCTCGCCATCCAGGGCGTGTGCGCGTGGACCGGGTGCTCCGTACCCACATCGGAGGCCGAGATGCACCACATCTTGTCCTACATCCGGGGAGGGAACACGGATGTGGACAATCTCGCCGCGTTATGTCGCCGGCACCACCGGTGGAACAACGACGCCCGGGACGGATCCCACGGGAAATCGCACGTGGACCGGGACGCGGACTCCGGGCGGATCGGGGTTGTCGGCCCGGACGGCACCATCGAGTTCAATGAGACCGCCGGGTTCCACGACTCGGCCTGGGCCAAGCTGCGCGCCGCCGGGCGGATCAGGCCGGGCGATGACCCGGGGCAGCCGCCCGACCCGCCGATGTTCCCCGCAACCGGCTAA
- a CDS encoding 16S rRNA (uracil(1498)-N(3))-methyltransferase: MSLPYFIAADPAAGVLGGAEGRHAVTVKRIAPGERIMLVDGHGTAAEILVREVRGKDHLSGDVVRVAEVAQPRPRVTVVQAIPKADRAELAVDLAVQGGADAIVPWISQRTIARWPADKQGKQVAKWQSAAREAAKQSRRAWVPEVSAPVTTNQVRELIAGRQALVLHEDAATPLRDVEFADELFLLVGPEGGIGADELDSLGAQAVKLGPEVLRTASAAFAALCAIGALSGRW; encoded by the coding sequence ATGAGCCTGCCCTACTTCATCGCCGCCGACCCGGCCGCCGGCGTCCTCGGCGGCGCGGAGGGCCGCCACGCCGTCACCGTCAAGCGCATCGCCCCGGGTGAGCGCATCATGCTTGTCGACGGCCACGGCACCGCCGCGGAAATCCTCGTGCGCGAGGTGCGCGGCAAGGACCACCTCTCCGGCGACGTGGTGCGCGTGGCCGAGGTGGCCCAGCCCCGCCCGCGCGTGACCGTGGTGCAGGCGATCCCGAAGGCGGACCGCGCCGAGCTCGCCGTCGACTTGGCGGTCCAGGGCGGGGCGGACGCGATCGTGCCGTGGATTTCCCAGCGCACTATCGCGCGCTGGCCCGCGGACAAGCAGGGCAAGCAGGTGGCCAAGTGGCAGTCCGCCGCGCGCGAGGCGGCCAAGCAGTCGCGCCGGGCGTGGGTGCCGGAGGTCTCCGCCCCGGTGACGACGAACCAGGTGCGCGAACTCATCGCGGGCCGGCAGGCGCTCGTGCTGCACGAGGACGCGGCCACCCCGCTGCGCGACGTCGAGTTCGCCGACGAACTGTTCCTCCTCGTCGGGCCCGAGGGCGGGATCGGCGCGGACGAGCTGGACTCGCTCGGCGCCCAAGCCGTCAAGCTCGGCCCGGAGGTTCTGCGCACGGCGTCGGCGGCGTTCGCGGCGTTGTGCGCGATCGGCGCGTTGAGCGGGCGCTGGTAG
- the hemW gene encoding radical SAM family heme chaperone HemW yields MFGLYIHVPFCATRCGYCDFNTYTPTEVDTSHEAYLQALEVELALADTRPAETVFIGGGTPSLLGAEGLGRIMDMVREHVGLAPGAEVTTESNPESTDPAYFEGLLDAGFTRVSLGMQSASTPVLKVLDRRHTPGRAVAAAREALAAGFTHVNLDMIYGTPTETDDDVRETLDAILSTGVDHVSAYSLIVEDGTAMARKVRRGELPAPSEDAYADRYEIISRTLEDAGYGWYEVSNWARGGGQCRHNLIYWRGGQWWGAGPGAYSFIGDRRFSNVKRPERYSALLSAGELPVADEETLTPDQRHFESIMLGLRLKEGIPREWIYPGAWGVVDKHERAGLLSVGERVAVTDAGRLIADGIITDILAAE; encoded by the coding sequence ATGTTCGGCCTTTACATCCACGTCCCGTTCTGCGCGACCCGCTGCGGCTACTGCGACTTCAACACCTACACGCCCACGGAGGTCGACACCTCGCACGAGGCGTACCTGCAAGCGCTGGAGGTGGAGCTGGCGCTGGCGGACACCCGCCCGGCGGAGACCGTGTTCATCGGCGGCGGCACGCCCTCGCTGCTGGGCGCGGAGGGCCTCGGCCGCATCATGGACATGGTGCGCGAGCACGTCGGCCTGGCCCCGGGCGCGGAGGTGACCACGGAGTCCAACCCCGAATCCACGGACCCCGCCTACTTCGAGGGGCTGCTGGACGCGGGGTTCACGCGTGTCTCCCTGGGGATGCAGTCGGCGTCCACCCCGGTGCTCAAGGTGCTCGACCGCAGGCACACCCCGGGCCGCGCGGTCGCCGCCGCGCGCGAGGCACTTGCCGCCGGGTTCACCCACGTCAACCTGGACATGATCTACGGCACCCCGACGGAGACGGATGACGACGTGCGCGAAACCCTGGACGCGATCCTGTCCACCGGCGTCGACCACGTCAGCGCGTACTCGCTCATCGTGGAGGACGGCACGGCCATGGCGCGCAAGGTGCGCCGCGGCGAGCTGCCGGCGCCGAGCGAGGACGCCTACGCCGACCGCTACGAGATCATCTCGCGCACCCTCGAGGACGCCGGATACGGCTGGTACGAGGTGTCCAACTGGGCGCGCGGGGGCGGGCAGTGCCGCCACAACTTGATCTACTGGCGCGGCGGCCAGTGGTGGGGCGCGGGCCCGGGCGCGTACAGCTTCATCGGGGACCGCCGCTTCTCCAACGTCAAGCGCCCGGAGCGCTACAGCGCCCTGCTGTCCGCCGGCGAGCTCCCCGTCGCCGACGAGGAGACCCTGACCCCGGACCAGCGGCACTTCGAGTCGATCATGCTCGGGCTGCGGCTCAAAGAGGGCATCCCGCGCGAGTGGATTTACCCGGGCGCGTGGGGGGTCGTCGATAAGCATGAGCGCGCCGGGCTTTTGTCGGTGGGGGAGCGGGTGGCGGTCACTGACGCGGGCCGCCTGATTGCCGACGGCATCATCACCGACATTCTGGCGGCCGAATAA
- a CDS encoding hemolysin family protein codes for MEFTITYAVVALVAMLLSGLLGSIEAALTPISRARVENMLKDEVPGSRALMRVVESRASQINMLVLVRTALDVTAAVFAAMLATDLIDSDLWAIVAAVAAVTLLQFGIIGVFARTAGRRNPYSISLRAAQWLVVVNRVLGPVARVLIWVGNLFHPGRDFREGPYATEVELREMVDIAQERGVVETTEHRMIQNIFDLASTYAKQVMVPRPEMIWIEATKTAAQATRLMVRSGHSRVPVIGENADDILGVVYLKDMFTHEGRPVDPGTPIAEIMREPLFIPESKPLDVLLQEMQKLNTHIAILVDEFGGVAGLLTMEDLLEEIVGEITDEYDEAEMAPIERIEDAGGVSYRAQARLPLDDLIDHLQDDIGYELSFDDEIVDAVDTVAGLLSYELGRVPLPGAEVTLSGLTFTAEGGRDRRGRIKVRSVRIDIPDVIDEYQAQE; via the coding sequence GTGGAGTTCACTATCACCTACGCGGTGGTCGCCCTCGTGGCGATGCTGCTGTCCGGCCTGCTCGGTTCGATCGAGGCGGCGCTCACCCCGATCTCGCGGGCGCGCGTGGAGAACATGCTCAAGGACGAGGTGCCGGGCTCGCGCGCCCTGATGCGCGTGGTGGAGTCGCGCGCCAGCCAGATCAACATGCTGGTCCTGGTGCGCACTGCCCTCGACGTCACGGCGGCGGTGTTCGCCGCGATGCTGGCGACGGACCTGATCGACTCCGACCTCTGGGCGATCGTGGCCGCCGTGGCCGCCGTCACCCTGCTCCAATTCGGCATCATCGGGGTCTTCGCCCGCACCGCGGGGAGGCGCAACCCGTATTCCATCTCGCTGCGGGCGGCGCAGTGGCTCGTCGTGGTCAACCGCGTCCTCGGGCCGGTGGCGCGCGTGCTCATCTGGGTGGGCAACCTCTTCCACCCGGGCCGCGACTTCCGCGAGGGCCCGTACGCCACCGAGGTGGAGCTGCGCGAGATGGTCGACATCGCCCAGGAGCGCGGGGTGGTGGAGACCACCGAGCACCGCATGATCCAGAACATCTTCGACCTCGCCTCCACCTACGCCAAGCAGGTGATGGTGCCGCGGCCCGAGATGATCTGGATCGAGGCGACGAAGACGGCGGCCCAGGCGACGCGCCTCATGGTGCGCTCGGGCCACTCCCGCGTGCCCGTGATCGGGGAGAACGCCGATGACATCCTCGGCGTGGTGTACCTCAAGGACATGTTCACCCACGAGGGCCGACCCGTGGACCCGGGCACCCCGATCGCCGAGATCATGCGCGAGCCCCTGTTCATCCCCGAGTCGAAGCCGCTGGATGTCCTTCTGCAGGAGATGCAGAAGTTGAACACCCACATCGCCATCCTTGTCGACGAGTTCGGCGGCGTGGCCGGCCTGCTGACCATGGAGGACCTGCTCGAGGAGATCGTCGGCGAGATCACCGACGAGTACGACGAGGCCGAGATGGCGCCGATCGAGCGCATCGAGGATGCCGGCGGAGTCTCCTACCGCGCCCAGGCCCGCCTGCCGCTGGATGACCTGATCGACCACCTGCAGGACGACATCGGCTACGAGCTCTCCTTCGACGACGAGATCGTCGACGCGGTGGACACCGTCGCGGGCCTTTTGTCCTACGAGCTGGGCCGCGTGCCGCTGCCGGGGGCCGAGGTGACCCTGTCCGGGCTGACGTTTACCGCGGAGGGCGGCCGCGACCGCCGGGGGCGGATCAAGGTGCGCAGCGTGCGTATCGACATCCCCGATGTCATCGACGAATACCAGGCCCAGGAGTAG
- the ybeY gene encoding rRNA maturation RNase YbeY, with protein sequence MSIEVLNESGEGDINEEMLVDVCSYALAAMDVHPDTEVTVTLVDEPTMADLHVRWMDLEGPTDVMSFPMDELTPGGGRPDAAQPGPAMLGDIILCPAFDRRQAELAGHGLGHELALLTVHGVLHLLGYDHVAPEDEREMFSLQNEILADWYDALAARGVSYQPKPTGAQAFPSAADRDDLDRRMKEG encoded by the coding sequence GTGAGCATCGAGGTTTTGAACGAGTCGGGCGAGGGTGACATCAACGAGGAGATGCTTGTCGACGTCTGCTCGTACGCCCTGGCCGCCATGGACGTCCACCCGGACACCGAGGTGACCGTCACGCTCGTGGACGAGCCCACCATGGCCGACCTCCACGTGCGCTGGATGGACCTGGAGGGCCCCACCGACGTGATGAGCTTTCCCATGGACGAGCTCACCCCGGGCGGCGGGCGCCCGGACGCAGCCCAGCCCGGCCCCGCCATGCTCGGCGACATCATCCTCTGCCCCGCGTTCGATCGCCGGCAGGCGGAGCTGGCGGGCCACGGCCTCGGCCACGAGCTGGCGCTGCTGACCGTCCACGGGGTGTTGCACCTGTTGGGCTACGACCACGTCGCGCCCGAGGACGAGCGAGAGATGTTCTCCCTGCAGAACGAGATCCTGGCCGACTGGTACGACGCCCTGGCCGCCCGCGGGGTTTCCTACCAGCCGAAGCCGACGGGGGCTCAGGCGTTCCCCTCGGCCGCCGACCGCGACGATCTTGACCGCCGCATGAAGGAGGGCTAG
- the hrcA gene encoding heat-inducible transcriptional repressor HrcA has product MSDAEDRRQAVLRAIVADYIALQEPVGSKALVQRHNLSVSSATIRNDMSVLEREGFIAQQHSSSGRVPTEKGYRAFVDALHDVKPLSAPERRAIMDFLENGTDLEDVLRRSVQLLAQTTNQAAVVQLPTLDVSRVKHCEVVALAPTRLLLVLITDSGRVDQRNVELDAPIGDAGVRQLRDGLNAVLVGETMAEASASLAQLADGAPPEIADAVRRATAVLIDTLVENPSDRLLIAGAANLTQTGDLYSVIAALEEQVVVLKLLAGAQELERVSVRIGRENEEEEFSSASIVTTAYGTGEAFGGLGVVGPTYMDYPGTIQKVATVARYISRILRGE; this is encoded by the coding sequence ATGAGTGACGCAGAAGATCGCAGGCAGGCTGTGCTTCGCGCCATCGTGGCCGATTACATAGCCCTGCAGGAACCGGTGGGCTCGAAGGCGCTCGTGCAGCGGCACAACCTGTCGGTGTCGTCGGCGACGATCCGCAACGACATGTCGGTGCTGGAGCGCGAGGGCTTCATCGCCCAGCAGCACTCGAGCTCGGGCCGCGTGCCCACGGAAAAGGGGTACCGCGCGTTCGTGGACGCCCTGCACGACGTCAAGCCGCTGTCCGCGCCGGAGCGCCGCGCGATCATGGACTTCCTTGAAAACGGCACCGACTTGGAGGACGTGCTGCGCCGCTCGGTGCAGCTCTTGGCCCAGACCACCAACCAGGCGGCCGTGGTGCAGTTGCCCACCCTCGACGTCTCGCGCGTGAAGCACTGCGAGGTGGTCGCGCTCGCCCCCACCCGGTTGCTGCTGGTGCTGATCACGGACTCGGGCCGCGTGGACCAGCGCAACGTCGAGCTGGACGCCCCGATCGGCGACGCCGGCGTGCGCCAGCTGCGCGACGGCCTCAACGCGGTGCTGGTGGGCGAGACGATGGCGGAGGCCTCGGCCTCGCTCGCCCAGCTTGCCGACGGCGCGCCGCCGGAGATCGCCGACGCGGTGCGCCGCGCCACCGCGGTGCTCATTGACACGCTGGTGGAAAACCCGAGCGACAGGCTGCTCATCGCGGGCGCGGCCAACCTCACCCAGACGGGCGACCTCTACAGCGTCATCGCCGCGCTGGAGGAGCAGGTGGTCGTGCTCAAGCTGCTTGCCGGGGCCCAAGAGCTCGAGCGCGTCAGCGTGCGCATCGGCAGGGAGAACGAGGAGGAGGAATTTTCCAGCGCCTCGATCGTTACTACGGCATACGGCACCGGTGAGGCGTTCGGCGGACTAGGGGTGGTGGGTCCCACCTACATGGACTACCCCGGTACGATTCAGAAAGTTGCCACGGTGGCTCGCTACATCAGCCGGATCCTGCGTGGTGAATAG
- a CDS encoding PhoH family protein, giving the protein MEEVVSRKIELDAGYAQAVLGINDANLRVLNQQLGADVHARGTTVTLRGPVAAVAHATRVLEELESMARRGVPVDPDTVVHATRIMETEAPESVAEMLGAEIVARRGKVIRPKTAGQRRYVDAIDENTITFGIGPAGSGKTYLAVAKAVQALQAKQVKRIILTRPAVEAGEKLGFLPGTLNDKIDPYLRPLYDALRDMLDPEMIPKLLEAGIIEVAPLAYMRGRTLNDAFVILDEAQNTTGSQMKMFLTRLGFGTKMVVTGDVSQVDLPRGTVSGLRVARRILEGIDDIYIEELGAEDVVRHHLISRIVEAYDRHDASNAARYEKKQAEREREAL; this is encoded by the coding sequence ATGGAAGAAGTGGTGTCGCGCAAGATCGAGCTCGATGCGGGGTACGCGCAAGCGGTGCTCGGAATCAACGACGCGAACCTGCGGGTGCTCAACCAGCAGCTTGGGGCGGACGTCCACGCCCGGGGCACGACCGTCACGCTGCGCGGCCCGGTCGCCGCCGTGGCGCACGCCACCCGGGTGCTCGAGGAGCTCGAGTCCATGGCGCGGCGCGGCGTGCCCGTCGACCCCGACACGGTGGTGCACGCCACCCGCATCATGGAGACGGAGGCCCCGGAGTCGGTCGCCGAGATGCTCGGCGCGGAGATCGTCGCCCGCCGCGGCAAGGTGATCCGCCCGAAGACGGCCGGCCAGCGCCGCTACGTCGACGCGATCGACGAGAACACGATCACTTTCGGCATCGGCCCGGCCGGCTCCGGCAAGACCTACCTCGCGGTGGCCAAGGCGGTCCAGGCCCTGCAGGCCAAGCAGGTCAAGCGGATCATCCTCACCCGCCCCGCGGTGGAGGCGGGGGAGAAGCTGGGCTTTCTGCCCGGCACCCTCAACGACAAGATCGACCCGTACCTGCGCCCGCTGTACGACGCCCTGCGCGACATGCTGGACCCGGAGATGATCCCGAAGCTGCTGGAGGCCGGCATCATCGAGGTTGCCCCGCTGGCGTACATGCGCGGGCGCACGCTCAACGACGCCTTCGTCATCCTCGACGAGGCCCAGAACACCACCGGCAGCCAGATGAAGATGTTCCTCACCCGCCTCGGTTTCGGCACGAAGATGGTGGTCACCGGCGACGTGTCCCAGGTGGACCTGCCGCGCGGCACCGTCTCGGGCCTGCGGGTGGCCCGCCGCATCCTGGAGGGCATCGACGACATCTACATCGAGGAGCTGGGCGCCGAGGACGTGGTGCGACACCACCTGATTTCCCGCATCGTGGAGGCGTACGACCGCCACGACGCATCGAATGCGGCGCGGTACGAGAAAAAGCAGGCCGAGCGCGAGAGGGAAGCACTGTGA